The Bdellovibrionales bacterium sequence CTAGATTCCTTAAGCCCCAGAAGTTCAATCTGAAAAGCACCAAGCCCAGAAGGATCCCGCCCATCGCCCACGGCACGAACAATCAGACTACCACCGGCCAGCGACGACCCATCAGCGGCGCTAGCGCCCCAAGGATGATCCGCCACCAAGACCACCGCCGTACGATCCCGTAACTGTTCTGGCAACAAAAGATTTTGCCGAAACAGGGTCTCCGTTAAAACCGCGCCTGAGCCAGTACAATCAAAATTGGTCGAAACACAAGCGCGCCCCATATAATAGTCGCGAATTTTGCTGACGATTGCCGTCATCTGCTCAGCCGTCTCTTCACGC is a genomic window containing:
- a CDS encoding prepilin-type N-terminal cleavage/methylation domain-containing protein; its protein translation is MNSGSVHKRAGFSLIEFAIVLAIIGIVLAALWGVVSIVRENIKREETAEQMTAIVSKIRDYYMGRACVSTNFDCTGSGAVLTETLFRQNLLLPEQLRDRTAVVLVADHPWGASAADGSSLAGGSLIVRAVGDGRDPSGLGAFQIELLGLKESSCVALASSLSGAGAPKGLVTMTINGTSVTLPATPEAAGGACTTPSGATNTIIMAYRLRP